Proteins from a genomic interval of Zingiber officinale cultivar Zhangliang chromosome 2A, Zo_v1.1, whole genome shotgun sequence:
- the LOC122043319 gene encoding uncharacterized protein LOC122043319 isoform X3, which translates to MEDDDLRLPSTSCFSGCRSNGSIYSRENRGSLRQSPGRDGSDVPRQQHHQETNTTDFPRRQHRQETNVTDFSRGQHREPNATDFPRLQHDQEINVTSHRSVTALVSSTSQTSPNNNYQSDVVDDGLGSGQIFDHRDHSLGSIPWKKWSRSSSAKNGRTEMDDAGTKLWSHVEKETFVQAPVASSFASTESAFKKPRIGWGQGLAKYEKQKVEGFTEPSVGACLSPSTTCSTTCSSSPGTEDKFCSRVRNNDTSLSQNNDLPGSTFPSSYEEVLANLDCLQVNSMSLLDSLLADLAQPEDAFGGDSNLMRLSMNKVLELKLQASNAYEKIENKIDLLEKELKAMICDTKADAYLDSLKSADAAASELSKGPLDDLLIEHNHLKDQRMECVELLALEDNEHRSSRIFVEHETVAEETVSSAFKKEPFCSSLEKSAASASLIEGERLKATELSDMVEGRLMVPSEVDRGSFANDSICVCADGNVQGMPDSNLVNIMNKSNRGTSKLSWEEFDMALSKNLPQSDIWGFVNFTSLCKHGKQIKEKLSIIKCQQKFKLRLLALKFRVLHQSWRNKKLRTKLNKQSELSNPSIQNSSQKQRSSNRSRSASTAGKLSLGSTTKIMHSASKLLSDLHIKPFRNHLKMPSLLNDKSQRYDTFVNNNGLIEDPLSFENERAMINPWTQEEKEVFMEMLARYGKDFIKISSFLDHKSIADCVEFYYKNHKSESFKNVKKQLDLRKQQQSLPANTYLVSSRENWNHRKNVESLDLLSAASVMVAQNEYTEKIGNHAGNISSRNSVYLFGIDKVNISSQERESMAPNVLAGVCRTRSSETISSHETSSIDPAKKIKDETNLGMDATCFSDEGCGEMESADWIDEEKTMFIQALSMYGKNFTRIAYYVKTKSKEQCKIFFSKARKCLSLDAINQGCATEVKPVNPTNRGRSDTDDTCCIKTNSAVCSTQSCSKIDDDVSQPVATNGYEGITHCASTDFHVETERSHEQDSVVDKGILEGKDKVDKQVVSISHDVKQTSNVDNLQSDVPLKENIVTPSGCEAVKCEAADSAGEANFDETRSIISLPGPAVLIRKSEPVAECLKPKPEQITASISPVRGTVGCSPVESTRKEVDSKSPFAAEVGLSNKKSTNISSIANENGLPLCAKASVQIGSSIISANTCPSTAKNLQSILLEQEDKHSVPLNSFLSDPSNICFEGSPCTLSKATFKSKDHGIKGQKLIKMDLDQQYMLTNLPLTQVDHNMHIMKSSPLHSLKQEANGETNPPALEQLSQHQAENRKDSLSQPNHFLASDKHQHESNISTPHSVTTVIYPSENQSEAKLRTCFKNVGVDEEKPRPGDLKLFGKILSTSTLKSGSSSHGYNQRSLLSKMDDASKMTDSSKVKGASQLVNAGSGQVNLETTYGFWDGKRIQTGFSSLPETASIFYKYQGTPTSTSHYLAKDNILGCNGRILTDYQQPYMQPLPSNLKQIETIRGLQKRTIFNMIPGFQQQVRVTPLSTNMMGGRMLVGGAVSNSVASVNMHFSPRAKVLGSDMDLWRGDMGGRL; encoded by the exons ATGGAAGATGATGATTTAAGGTTGCCTTCTACTAGTTGCTTCAGTGGCTGCCGCAGCAACGGCAGCATATACAGTAGGGAGAACCGAGGATCTCTTCGTCAATCCCCTGGCCGTGATGGCAGTGACGTCCCCAGACAGCAACACCATCAGGAAACCAATACGACCGACTTTCCCAGACGGCAACACCGTCAGGAAACCAATGTGACTGACTTTTCCAGAGGGCAACACCGGGAACCCAATGCAACTGACTTCCCCAGACTGCAACACGATCAGGAAATCAATGTGACCTCTCACAGATCTGTCACTGCTCTGGTTTCTTCAACATCTCAGACCTCACCGAACAACAACTATCAAAGTGATGTTGTTGATGATGGTTTGGGCTCAGGCCAAATATTTGATCATCGGGACCATTCATTGGGTTCAATACCCTGGAAGAAATGGAGCCGCTCATCCTCAGCTAAGAACGGTAGAACTGAGATGGATGACGCTGGAACTAAGCTGTGGTCACATGTGGAGAAGGAAACTTTTGTCCAGGCTCCGgtagcttcttcctttgcttcaactGAAAGTGCTTTTAAGAAACCACGAATTGGATGGGGGCAAGGGCTTGCCAAGTATGAGAAGCAAAAGGTGGAAGGATTTACAGAACCTTCTGTTGGTGCATGCTTGTCACCATCAACTACATGTTCAACTACATGCAGCTCTTCACCAG GCACTGAAGATAAGTTTTGCAGCAGGGTCAGGAATAATGACACTAGTCTGAGTCAAAATAATGATTTGCCTGGATCCACATTTCCTTCTTCCTATGAGGAAGTCCTCGCTAATTTGGATTGTTTGCAAGTCAATTCTATGAGTTTGCTTGATTCCCTGCTTGCTGATTTGGCTCAACCTGAGGATGCTTTTGGTGGCGATTCCAATTTAATGAGGCTTTCTATGAACAAAGTATTGGAATTAAAGCTGCAGGCTTCAAATGCATATGAAAAGATAGAGAATAAAATTGATTTACTAGAAAAGGAGCTCAAGGCAATGATTTGTGATACTAAAGCTGATGCTTATCTAGACTCTTTGAAATCAGCAGATGCTGCTGCTTCTGAGCTGAGTAAAGGGCCATTGGATGATTTATTAATTGAACATAATCATTTGAAAGATCAGCGGATGGAGTGTGTGGAATTGTTAGCCCTTGAAGACAATGAGCACAGGTCTTCAAGAATATTTGTTGAACATGAAACTGTGGCTGAAGAAACAGTTTCGTCTGCTTTCAAAAAGGAACCCTTTTGTAGCAGTTTGGAGAAATCAGCTGCAAGTGCTTCATTAATTGAAGGTGAAAGGTTGAAGGCTACTGAACTATCAGATATGGTTGAAGGGAGGCTGATGGTTCCCAGTGAAGTTGATAGAGGAAGTTTTGCGAATGACAGCATCTGTGTATGTGCTGATGGTAATGTGCAGGGGATGCCAGATTCTAATTTAGTAAACATAATGAATAAATCCAACAGGGGCACTTCAAAGCTTTCCTGGGAGGAATTTGATATGGCACTCTCAAAAAATCTGCCTCAGTCAGATATTTGGGGATTTGTTAATTTTACATCACTTTGTAAGCATGGAAAGCAAATCAAAGAGAAGCTTTCGATAATAAAATGCCAACAGAAATTCAAACTACGGCTTCTTGCTCTTAAATTTAGGGTGCTACATCAGTCGTGGAGGAATAAAAAACTTCGCACTAAATTAAACAAGCAGTCTGAACTTAGCAATCCTTCAATTCAAAATAGTTCTCAAAAGCAACGGTCTTCAAACCGATCACGATCTGCCTCAACTG CAGGTAAATTATCCTTGGGTTCTACTACAAAAATAATGCACAGTGCAAGTAAATTGCTGTCAGATTTACATATCAAGCCTTTTAGAAATCATTTGAAGATGCCATCACTATTAAATGATAAGAGCCAGAGGTACGATACGTTTGTTAACAATAATGGATTAATAGAAGACCCTCTGAGTTTTGAGAATGAAAGAGCAATGATAAACCCATGGACgcaagaagagaaagaagttttCATGGAGATGCTTGCCAGATATGGTAAAGATTTTATTAAGATCTCTTCCTTTCTAGACCATAAAAGCATCGCAGATTGTGTTGAATTTTATTACAAAAACCACAAATCAGAAAGCTTCAAAAATGTGAAGAAACAGTTGGATCTTAGAAAGCAACAACAGTCTTTACCAGCCAATACCTACCTTGTATCATCACGAGAGAATTGGAATCACAGAAAAAATGTTGAATCTCTTGATTTATTAAGTGCAGCATCAGTTATGGTGGCACAAAATGAATATACTGAAAAGATTGGAAATCATGCAGGAAATATTTCATCTAGAAATTCTGTTTATTTATTTGGGATAGATAAAGTTAACATATCTTCTCAAGAAAGAGAATCTATGGCTCCTAATGTATTAGCAGGGGTTTGTAGGACTCGATCCTCAGAGACTATCAGCTCACATGAGACTAGTTCTATTGATCCTGCTAAGAAGATCAAGGATGAGACAAACCTGGGCATGGACGCTACTTGTTTTTCGGATGAAGGTTGTGGAGAAATGGAATCAGCTGATTGGATTGATGAAGAGAAGACTATGTTTATCCAAGCTTTAAGCATGTATGGAAAGAATTTCACGAGGATTGCATATTACGTGAAgacaaaatcaaaagaacaatGTAAGATCTTCTTTAGCAAGGCTCGAAAGTGCCTTTCTCTTGATGCAATTAATCAAGGTTGTGCCACCGAGGTTAAGCCAGTAAACCCAACAAACAGAGGAAGAAGTGACACAGATGATACCTGTTGTATCAAGACTAATTCTGCAGTCTGCAGCACACAATCTTGTTCCAAAATTGATGATGATGTCTCCCAGCCTGTGGCGACCAATGGTTATGAGGGGATCACCCATTGTGCAAGCACTGATTTTCATGTTGAAACCGAGAGATCACATGAACAGGATAGCGTAGTAGATAAAGGCATTCTGGAGGGCAAGGATAAAGTTGATAAGCAGGTAGTGTCCATTTCTCATGATGTTAAGCAGACATCCAATGTGGACAATCTTCAATCTGATGTTCCACTAAAGGAAAATATTGTTACTCCATCAGGATGCGAAGCTGTAAAATGTGAGGCTGCAGATTCTGCAGGAGAAGCAAATTTTGATGAAACTAGAAGTATTATTTCTCTTCCGGGGCCTGCTGTCTTAATCAGAAAAAGTGAGCCAGTTGCAGAATGTCTCAAACCGAAGCCAGAACAAATAACTGCTAGTATTTCCCCTGTTAGAGGGACTGTTGGATGTTCTCCTGTCGAAAGTACGAGGAAGGAAGTAGATTCGAAGTCACCATTTGCTGCTGAGGTTGGGCTGTCAAACAAAAAATCAACCAACATCAGCTCCATTGCCAATGAAAATGGCCTGCCTTTGTGTGCAAAAGCTTCAGTTCAAATTGGATCTTCAATAATCTCAGCAAATACATGCCCATCTACTGCAAAGAATCTGCAGTCCATCTTATTGGAGCAGGAAGATAAGCACTCTGTACCATTGAATTCATTTCTATCAGATCCATCTAATATATGTTTTGAGGGCTCTCCTTGCACATTATCCAAAGCTACTTTTAAGTCCAAGGATCATGGGATTAAGGGTCAAAAATTGATTAAAATGGATCTCGACCAACAATATATGCTTACAAACTTACCACTCACCCAAGTTGATCACAATATGCATATTATGAAAAGCTCTCCGCTGCATTCACTCAAACAAGAAGCCAATGGGGAAACTAACCCTCCTGCACTTGAGCAGCTTAGTCAGCATCAGGCAGAAAACCGAAAAGACAGTCTCTCCCAACCAAATCATTTTCTTGCATCAGATAAGCACCAGCATGAAAGCAACATCTCCACTCCACACTCAGTAACCACTGTGATATATCCAAGTGAAAATCAATCAGAGGCCAAACTCAGAACTTGTTTCAAGAATGTTGGTGTTGATGAAGAGAAACCCAGACCTGGAGATCTGAAACTTTTTGGTAAAATCCTTAGTACATCCACACTGAAATCTGGTTCATCATCCCATGGATATAATCAAAGATCTTTATTGTCCAAGATGGACGATGCTTCAAAAATGACCGATTCCAGTAAGGTTAAAGGTGCTAGTCAACTAGTAAATGCTGGTTCAGGTCAAGTAAACCTAGAAACAACTTATGGTTTCTGGGATGGGAAGAGAATACAGACTGGGTTTTCATCATTGCCAGAGACTGCTTCTATTTTTTACAAGTACCAAGGGACACCAACCAGTACATCTCATTATCTGGCCAAGGACAACATTCTAGGTTGTAATGGAAGAATTCTCACAGACTACCAGCAGCCCTATATGCAGCCATTGCCATCTAATTTGAAGCAGATAGAGACCATTCGCGGGCTCCAGAAAAGAACTATATTCAACATGATCCCAGGGTTTCAGCAGCAAGTGCGGGTAACACCTCTGAGTACCAACATGATGGGAGGTAGAATGTTGGTTGGTGGAGCAGTGTCAAATTCAGTTGCGTCAGTCAACATGCATTTTTCTCCAAGGGCCAAGGTTTTAGGTAGTGACATGGACCTGTGGAGAGGAGACATGGGAGGCAGATTGTAG